In Candidatus Woesearchaeota archaeon, a genomic segment contains:
- a CDS encoding NAD(P)/FAD-dependent oxidoreductase has product MISIIGAGPAGCYAAYLLAKSGKEASVFEEHPKIGFPVQCTGIVTDEINNILKLNKDAILNKISKARIFSPNGNFLELKLKNENIILDRAKFDRHLAEMAEKEGARVFLNNRFVKYANNKTIIKNLKNKTAKKIKTDYLIGADGPNSSVAKSAGLFGKRKFLFGKQARIKLKNENIVEFYPHIGSYAWVVPENEEIARIGVAAYDGVNDVFLNFLNSLKMNNKKIINYQSGLIPLYDPEIRIQKNNVFLLGDAAAQVKATTGGGIVYGLNAAKILADCILRNNDYGKECKKMIGKDLWLHLKLHDIMKKFSDNDWNLLIDLLNKKETKKTIEKHDREYPSKILFRILLKEPRLLYFLRHIF; this is encoded by the coding sequence ATGATCAGCATTATCGGAGCAGGCCCGGCAGGATGCTATGCAGCTTATCTGCTTGCAAAGAGCGGAAAAGAAGCCAGCGTGTTTGAAGAGCATCCGAAAATAGGCTTTCCTGTGCAGTGCACCGGCATTGTAACTGATGAAATAAACAATATACTGAAATTAAATAAAGATGCGATTTTGAATAAAATAAGCAAGGCAAGGATCTTTTCTCCCAATGGAAATTTTTTAGAGTTAAAACTGAAAAATGAGAACATAATACTGGACAGGGCAAAGTTTGACCGGCATCTTGCTGAAATGGCTGAAAAAGAAGGCGCAAGGGTTTTTTTAAATAACAGATTTGTCAAATATGCGAATAATAAAACAATAATTAAAAATTTAAAAAATAAAACCGCTAAAAAAATAAAAACGGATTATCTTATCGGAGCTGACGGACCGAATTCGTCTGTTGCAAAATCCGCTGGCTTGTTTGGAAAAAGAAAATTCTTATTTGGAAAACAGGCAAGAATAAAACTGAAGAATGAAAACATTGTTGAATTTTATCCTCATATCGGGAGCTATGCATGGGTTGTTCCTGAAAACGAAGAAATCGCAAGAATCGGAGTTGCTGCTTATGATGGCGTTAATGATGTTTTTTTAAATTTTTTAAATTCATTAAAAATGAATAATAAAAAAATAATAAATTACCAAAGCGGATTAATTCCTCTTTATGATCCTGAAATAAGAATACAAAAAAACAACGTTTTCCTCTTAGGAGATGCTGCAGCGCAGGTCAAGGCAACAACAGGCGGCGGGATTGTTTACGGATTGAACGCTGCAAAGATTTTGGCTGATTGTATTTTAAGAAATAACGATTATGGCAAAGAGTGCAAAAAAATGATTGGAAAAGACCTGTGGCTTCATTTAAAGCTGCATGACATAATGAAAAAATTCTCAGATAATGACTGGAATCTGCTTATTGATTTATTAAATAAGAAAGAAACTAAGAAAACGATAGAAAAGCATGACAGGGAATATCCTTCGAAAATTCTTTTCAGGATCTTACTAAAAGAGCCAAGGCTGTTGTATTTTCTGAGGCACATTTTCTGA
- a CDS encoding SDR family NAD(P)-dependent oxidoreductase — translation MAIFITGGAGFIGSHLCERLLKDGKEVIAADDFNDFYDPERKKKNIEDCAKNKKFKIYKADIRNKAEIKKIFEKNKINIIVHLAARAGVRPSMENPLLYIDVNVNGTLVMLELAREFNVKKFVFASSSSVYGSNEKMPFSEDDPVSNPLSPYAITKMAGEQLCALYSRLYGLNIACLRFFTVYGPRGRQDMAPYKFTNLIMKDKEIEVYGDGSSKRDYTFVSDIIDGVAAAIEKELKFEVINLGDSNPVELKYLISLIEKNTGKKAKIKFMPEQKGDVPITYADVSKAKRLLGYRPKVKIEEGIKKLVEWYKNG, via the coding sequence ATGGCAATTTTTATTACAGGCGGAGCTGGGTTTATCGGCAGCCATTTGTGCGAGAGGCTTCTGAAAGACGGCAAGGAAGTTATAGCAGCTGATGATTTCAATGACTTCTATGATCCTGAAAGGAAAAAGAAAAACATTGAAGATTGCGCTAAAAATAAAAAATTTAAAATTTATAAAGCAGATATAAGAAATAAGGCCGAAATTAAAAAAATATTTGAAAAAAATAAGATAAATATTATTGTCCATCTTGCTGCGCGCGCTGGCGTAAGGCCTTCAATGGAAAATCCCCTCTTATATATTGATGTCAATGTTAATGGAACGCTTGTGATGCTGGAACTTGCCAGGGAATTTAATGTTAAAAAGTTTGTATTTGCATCAAGCTCGAGTGTTTATGGCAGTAATGAAAAGATGCCTTTTTCCGAAGATGACCCCGTCAGCAACCCATTAAGCCCTTATGCAATAACAAAGATGGCAGGGGAGCAGCTGTGCGCTTTGTACAGCAGGCTTTATGGGCTGAATATTGCCTGCCTGAGATTCTTCACTGTTTACGGGCCCCGCGGAAGGCAGGATATGGCGCCTTATAAATTCACAAACCTTATAATGAAGGATAAAGAAATAGAGGTATATGGAGACGGCAGCTCAAAAAGGGATTATACCTTTGTAAGCGATATTATTGATGGCGTTGCAGCTGCTATTGAAAAAGAGCTTAAGTTTGAAGTGATTAATCTTGGAGATTCAAACCCTGTTGAATTAAAATATTTAATAAGCTTAATAGAAAAGAATACCGGAAAAAAAGCAAAAATAAAATTCATGCCTGAGCAGAAAGGAGATGTTCCGATCACATATGCGGACGTATCGAAAGCGAAAAGGCTGCTTGGCTATAGGCCAAAGGTCAAAATAGAGGAGGGCATTAAAAAACTTGTTGAGTGGTATAAAAATGGATAA
- a CDS encoding glycosyltransferase family 2 protein yields MDKISVVVPLYNEEKNVLLFYNSLKAVLNTMKNEHEIIFVDDGSRDRTFFYLNDLNKKDKKVKAVQFQKNYGKAAALSAGFEEAEGDIIITMDGDLQDDPVEIPRFVSELEKGYGLVSGWKQKRQDPFGKRLFSKLFNALAAAVTGVKIHDFNCGFKAYKAKAAKTLNIYGELHRYIPALVYWNGYKVGEIAVRHHARKYGKSKYGVSRLFKGFYDLITVKFLTGYKKKPMHLFGTVGILLGLLGLIAAIKVLRDRYVNIVSMDRPLLMLSVLLIVLAVQFISLGFIGELISSSSREEYKIKKKLE; encoded by the coding sequence ATGGATAAAATATCTGTTGTTGTCCCTTTGTATAACGAGGAAAAGAATGTTCTTTTGTTTTACAACAGCCTTAAAGCTGTTTTGAATACAATGAAAAACGAGCATGAGATAATATTCGTTGATGATGGCAGCAGAGACAGGACATTTTTTTATCTGAATGATCTCAATAAAAAAGATAAAAAAGTAAAAGCTGTGCAGTTTCAGAAGAATTACGGAAAAGCAGCTGCATTGTCTGCAGGCTTTGAAGAGGCTGAAGGCGACATAATTATAACAATGGACGGCGATCTGCAAGACGACCCAGTTGAAATTCCAAGATTTGTTTCTGAACTGGAAAAGGGCTATGGCCTTGTTTCAGGCTGGAAGCAAAAAAGGCAGGATCCTTTTGGAAAAAGGCTTTTTTCAAAGCTCTTCAATGCTTTGGCAGCTGCGGTTACAGGAGTTAAAATACATGACTTTAACTGCGGCTTTAAGGCATATAAGGCAAAGGCTGCGAAAACATTAAATATATACGGCGAATTACACCGCTATATTCCTGCCTTGGTTTACTGGAATGGCTACAAAGTAGGCGAGATAGCTGTACGGCATCATGCCAGAAAATACGGAAAAAGCAAATACGGGGTGAGCAGATTGTTCAAAGGATTTTACGACCTGATAACTGTTAAATTTTTAACAGGCTATAAGAAAAAGCCGATGCACTTGTTCGGAACAGTTGGAATTTTGCTTGGCTTGTTGGGATTAATTGCAGCAATAAAAGTCTTGCGGGACAGGTATGTTAATATTGTTTCAATGGACAGGCCTCTATTGATGCTGTCTGTGCTGCTGATAGTGCTTGCAGTGCAGTTTATTTCTCTCGGCTTTATAGGAGAGCTGATCTCAAGCTCAAGCAGAGAAGAGTACAAGATAAAGAAAAAATTGGAGTGA
- a CDS encoding radical SAM protein — protein MKVLVLNPGSRFTKNVVRDLIYGCWCKGKRIGGAQAPPLSLLYIATILKNEGHDVVFLDALAEQKPIQEVKNIAKDCDAAVISTSTMSFNEDCGVLAELKKANKNIVTIMFGSHPTFMPQYALTNTAIDIIVRREPDFIIRDVVNALAKGDKWKKVRGIGYREGKKKILNELYPYIENLDELPIPDRTLLPKGIDYFNPIVKRVPYTTMTSSRGCPGKCTFCTVPNFYGPKVRCRSADKVIEEFEEIQKLGYKEVWLRDETFTAFKKRNEVICKEMIKRKMDITWIANARVGLIDKDMMILMKKAGCHMIKFGVESGVQEILNNIKKGINAEMTRKNFKWTHEVGIDTHAHMMLGCPGDTKKTIETTMKFVREIAPTTVTFGVCTPYAGTELFIEVAKKHPEIKDGSYCDLSKVHTSGFFNQYFTSLKGNELENYIKKAYRSFYFRPSYILKTLLRIRSWNEFFRIAIAASNVFSFSTGLGERED, from the coding sequence ATGAAAGTTCTTGTATTAAACCCAGGAAGCAGATTCACGAAAAATGTAGTCAGGGATCTGATTTACGGCTGCTGGTGCAAGGGCAAGAGGATCGGAGGAGCGCAGGCTCCGCCTTTGAGCCTGCTTTACATTGCCACTATCCTGAAGAATGAAGGCCATGATGTTGTTTTTCTTGACGCATTGGCTGAGCAGAAGCCGATTCAAGAAGTTAAAAATATTGCAAAAGACTGCGATGCTGCTGTAATTTCAACTTCAACAATGAGCTTTAATGAAGACTGCGGAGTTCTTGCTGAATTGAAAAAGGCAAATAAAAACATTGTAACGATCATGTTCGGCTCTCATCCGACTTTTATGCCGCAGTATGCATTAACAAATACTGCAATTGACATAATTGTAAGAAGAGAGCCTGATTTCATCATAAGAGATGTTGTGAATGCGCTTGCCAAGGGCGATAAATGGAAGAAAGTCAGGGGAATTGGCTACAGGGAAGGCAAGAAAAAAATTCTGAATGAACTATATCCTTATATTGAAAATCTTGATGAATTGCCAATCCCTGACAGAACACTATTGCCAAAAGGCATTGATTATTTTAATCCGATTGTCAAAAGAGTGCCTTATACAACAATGACAAGTTCAAGGGGGTGCCCGGGAAAATGCACATTCTGCACTGTGCCGAATTTTTACGGGCCTAAAGTAAGGTGCAGAAGCGCTGACAAAGTTATTGAAGAATTTGAGGAAATCCAGAAGCTGGGATACAAAGAAGTATGGCTGAGAGACGAAACATTCACTGCTTTCAAAAAAAGGAATGAAGTAATATGCAAGGAAATGATAAAAAGAAAAATGGACATTACATGGATAGCAAATGCCCGTGTCGGGCTGATTGACAAAGATATGATGATTCTTATGAAAAAAGCAGGGTGCCATATGATCAAGTTCGGAGTTGAATCCGGAGTGCAGGAGATACTGAACAATATCAAAAAAGGGATTAACGCAGAAATGACGAGGAAGAATTTCAAATGGACGCATGAAGTCGGAATTGACACGCATGCGCATATGATGCTTGGCTGCCCTGGCGATACTAAGAAAACAATAGAAACAACAATGAAGTTTGTCAGGGAAATAGCTCCGACAACTGTTACTTTCGGAGTCTGCACGCCTTATGCCGGAACTGAGCTGTTCATTGAAGTTGCCAAAAAACATCCTGAGATTAAAGACGGCAGTTACTGCGATCTCAGCAAGGTGCACACAAGCGGATTCTTCAACCAATACTTTACAAGCTTAAAAGGGAATGAGCTTGAGAACTATATCAAAAAGGCATACAGATCATTCTATTTCAGGCCGAGCTATATACTAAAGACATTGCTGAGGATCAGAAGCTGGAATGAGTTCTTCAGAATAGCGATCGCTGCGAGCAATGTGTTCAGCTTCAGCACGGGATTGGGGGAAAGAGAAGATTAA
- a CDS encoding HEPN domain-containing protein: protein MPAKDKLNECFKEGQKGERHKGLKAIELSEERMKGHLNKAMHNFKAMISLQKTGFSDWSASASFYCLYHGLLALLAKEGYESRNQSCTFALIEDMIERGAISLAKEDLKEIFDADVTQDLEHSNKILDIRENMQYSIKTALEQEEFLELKERTKRLFDKIRRNIEGS, encoded by the coding sequence ATGCCAGCCAAAGACAAGTTGAATGAATGCTTTAAAGAAGGCCAAAAAGGCGAGCGGCACAAGGGCTTAAAAGCAATTGAACTCAGCGAAGAAAGGATGAAAGGCCATTTGAACAAGGCAATGCATAATTTTAAGGCTATGATTTCTCTCCAGAAAACCGGATTTTCAGATTGGTCAGCTTCAGCATCCTTTTATTGCTTATATCATGGTTTGCTGGCTTTGCTTGCTAAAGAAGGCTATGAATCGAGAAACCAGAGCTGCACATTTGCGTTAATTGAGGATATGATTGAAAGAGGGGCAATCTCTTTGGCTAAAGAAGATCTAAAAGAGATATTTGACGCTGATGTCACGCAAGACCTAGAGCACAGCAATAAGATTTTGGATATTAGGGAGAATATGCAGTATTCAATTAAAACTGCTTTGGAGCAGGAAGAATTCTTAGAGCTTAAGGAAAGAACCAAAAGGCTGTTTGACAAGATAAGAAGGAATATTGAAGGCTCTTAA
- a CDS encoding winged helix-turn-helix transcriptional regulator produces the protein MLTDKEKLVLRLLMAAFNKDHSINQIARECNLAPNGALKILRKFEKEGILKVKNIANIKSYRINFENEKASAILELALMPKLEGRVMYRLEDFKELKNTVKSCILFGSYTTLKNEPNDMDVLFILGKNNYRKYKEKLSELKDVVPVKIHDVVQTQEDLKKNIINQDKVILEILRTGIVLWGHKTIVEVIKDASQRQVE, from the coding sequence ATGCTGACTGATAAGGAAAAGCTCGTTTTAAGGCTGCTGATGGCAGCTTTTAATAAAGATCATTCTATAAACCAGATAGCAAGGGAATGCAATTTAGCTCCGAATGGCGCATTAAAGATATTGAGAAAATTTGAAAAAGAAGGCATTTTAAAAGTTAAGAATATTGCCAACATCAAATCTTACAGGATAAATTTTGAGAATGAAAAGGCTTCTGCAATATTAGAATTAGCTTTGATGCCGAAATTGGAGGGAAGGGTAATGTACAGGCTGGAGGATTTTAAGGAATTAAAAAACACAGTAAAATCCTGCATCTTGTTCGGATCATATACAACTCTGAAAAATGAGCCAAATGACATGGATGTTTTATTCATTTTAGGCAAAAACAATTACAGAAAATACAAAGAAAAATTATCTGAGCTTAAAGATGTGGTTCCTGTTAAGATCCATGATGTTGTGCAGACTCAGGAGGATTTAAAGAAGAACATAATCAATCAAGACAAGGTCATTCTGGAAATCTTAAGAACAGGAATTGTGCTCTGGGGGCATAAAACAATAGTTGAGGTGATAAAAGATGCCAGCCAAAGACAAGTTGAATGA